A stretch of Lathyrus oleraceus cultivar Zhongwan6 chromosome 6, CAAS_Psat_ZW6_1.0, whole genome shotgun sequence DNA encodes these proteins:
- the LOC127095809 gene encoding uncharacterized protein LOC127095809: MSNPADSMLPLEYDSAVFDSNLLSNSEFVNNDGNMFNDNTIFDCDESDAEKIIEKASNTSFADQAIQVQENVHTQVKTFCAFMDEILLPNEQTMNDPLGLSQQASVLPRRSGLSLAVAGPQTRPLSQAEVSQKLKDQLGYTLNIKPSQIPHKDAGQGLFLDGAVDVGSVVAFYPGVVYSPAYYRYIPGYPKVGAQNPYLITRYDGNVINAQPWGSGGDKRELWNGRNAVEVKPDTKVAEKGSDRVWKVLSKPLVGKGDNSEVIERRNPLALAHFANHPSKGVLPNVTICPELISMISQAKFRLIKFRNPN, from the exons ATGTCCAATCCTGCAGATTCGATGTTACCTTTGGAATATGACTCTGCTGTTTTTGACAGCAATCTGCTGAGCAACTCTGAGTTTGTAAATAACGATGGCAACATGTTTAACGATAATACCATCTTTGAT TGCGATGAATCAGATGCTGAAAAGATTATTGAAAAAGCCAGTAATACCTCTTTTGCTGATCAAGCGATACAAGTACAAGAAAATGTTCACACACAAGTTAAGACGTTTTGTGCATTCATGGATGAAATTCTTCTTCCAAATGAACAGACAATGAACGATCCTCTTGGATTATCTCAACAAGCAAGTGTTTTGCCTCGCCGAAGTGGACTTAGTTTGGCTGTGG CTGGCCCTCAAACAAGACCATTAAGCCAAGCCGAAGTTTCTCAGAAATTAAAAGATCAACTTGGCTACACACTCAATATTAAACCTTCTCAAATACCTCACAAGGATGCTGGTCAGGGTCTTTTCTTAGACGGTGCAGTGGATGTTGGTTCTGTGGTGGCCTTTTATCCTGGTGTGGTATACTCTCCGGCTTATTATCGCTACATTCCAGGGTATCCAAAGGTTGGTGCGCAGAACCCTTATTTGATTACTAGATATGATGGGAATGTAATCAATGCTCAACCTTGGGGTTCTGGAGGGGACAAAAGAGAACTGTGGAACGGTAGAAATGCCGTAGAAGTGAAGCCTGATACGAAAGTAGCAGAAAAAGGTTCAGACAGGGTCTGGAAAGTGCTGAGTAAGCCTTTGGTAGGGAAAGGAGACAACAGTGAAGTAATTGAGCGCCGAAATCCATTAGCATTGGCTCATTTTGCGAATCACCCTTCAAAAGGAGTGCTACCGAATGTCACAATCTGCCCCGAACTTATTTCCATGATAAGTCAAGCAAAGTTTCGGTTGATCAAATTCAGGAATCCAAACTAA